A single Brassica rapa cultivar Chiifu-401-42 chromosome A04, CAAS_Brap_v3.01, whole genome shotgun sequence DNA region contains:
- the LOC103866274 gene encoding rRNA-processing protein FCF1 homolog produces the protein MGKAKKPQKFAVMKKTISHKALKHYKEEVLNPNKKDLTELPRNVPNVPSGMFFSHNTNMVPPYRVLVDTNFINFSIQNKIDIEQGMMFCLNAKCTPCITDCVMAELEKLGQKYRVALRIAKDPRFERLPCVHKGTYADDCLVDRVTQHKCFMVATCDRDLKRRIRKVPGVPIMYLAGRKYSVERLPEATLGRAPRY, from the exons ATGGGAAAGGCAAAGAAGCCTCAGAAGTTTGCTGTTATGAAGAAGACGATAAGCCACAAAGCTCTCAAGCA CTACAAGGAGGAGGTTCTGAATCCAAACAAGAAGGACCTCACTGAACTTCCCAGAAACGT ACCAAATGTTCCATCAGGGATGTTCTTTTCTCACAACACGAACATGGTTCCTCCGTACCGAGTTCTGGTGGATACTAACTTCATCAACTTCTCTATCCAGAACAAG ATTGATATTGAGCAGGGAATGATGTTCTGCTTGAACGCAAAAT GCACTCCTTGTATCACTGACTGCGTCATGGCTGAGCTTGAGAAGTTAGGCCAGAAGTATCGTGTCGCTCTTAG GATTGCGAAGGATCCTCGCTTTGAGAGACTACCTTGCGTACACAAAGGGACATATGCTGATGACTGTCTCGTTGACAGAGTTACTCAG CATAAGTGCTTCATGGTGGCTACTTGTGATAGAGACTTGAAGCGAAGGATCCGAAAG GTTCCTGGTGTGCCTATTATGTATTTGGCGGGGCGCAAGTACTCAGTAGAGAGGCTGCCTGAAGCAACACTTGGTA
- the LOC103866275 gene encoding jasmonoyl--L-amino acid synthetase JAR1, whose protein sequence is MLEKKVETFNMNRVIEDFEEMSRNADQVQIQTLKDILLKNHSAIYLKNFGINGTTTDPEAFKALVPLVTDFELEPYIQRMVDGDTSPILTGRPVPAISLSSGTSQGRPKFVPFTDELMENTIQLFRTAFVFRNREFPIDDNGRALQFIFSSKQYTSTGGVPVGTATTNVYRNPNFKAGMRSIQSLCCSPDEVIFSPDVHQALYCHLLSGILFRDQVQYVFASFAHGLVHAFRTFEQVWEEIVADIKEGVLTSRITVPSVRSAMSKLLRPNPELADMIRTKCLSLSNWYGLIPALFPNAKYVYGIMTGSMEPYVKKLRHYAGELPLVSHDYGSSEGWIAANVTPRLSPEEATFAVVPNLGYFEFLPVSETEKEPVGLTDVKIGEEYEVVITNYAGLYRYKLGDVVRIIGFYNKTPQLKFICRRNLILSINIDKNTERDLQLSVESAAKRLSEEKIEVIDFSSHVDVTTEPGHYVIFWEVSGETEGDVLQDCCNCLDKGFIDAGYMSSRKCKTIGALELRVVERGTFRKVQEHFLGLGSSAGQFKMPRCVKPSNGKVLKILCENAVSRFFSTAFD, encoded by the exons ATGTTGGAGAAAAAGGTTGAGACTTTCAACATGAACAGAGTAATCGAAGACTTCGAGGAAATGAGCAGAAACGCTGATCAAGTCCAGATACAAACCTTAAAAGACATTCTACTCAAGAACCATTCCGCCATTTACTTAAAAAACTTTGGGATCAACGGAACCACAACAGACCCAGAAGCTTTCAAAGCATTGGTTCCATTAGTCACTGACTTTGAGTTAGAGCCTTACATCCAACGAATGGTGGACGGTGACACTTCTCCTATTCTCACTGGCCGTCCTGTTCCAGCCATCTCCTTAAG CTCAGGAACAAGTCAAGGCCGTCCAAAGTTTGTTCCTTTCACTGACGAGTTAATGGAGAATACAATCCAACTCTTCCGCACTGCTTTCGTCTTCAGAAACAG AGAGTTCCCTATAGATGACAACGGAAGAGCTTTGCAGTTTATCTTCAGCAGCAAGCAATACACATCAACAGGAGGCGTCCCCGTTGGCACCGCAACCACAAACGTTTACCGTAACCCCAACTTCAAAGCCGGAATGAGATCAATACAGTCCCTTTGCTGTAGCCCCGACGAAGTTATCTTCAGCCCTGATGTTCATCAAGCACTGTACTGCCATCTCTTATCAGGCATCCTCTTCAGAGACCAGGTCCAATACGTCTTCGCCTCCTTCGCTCACGGCCTCGTCCACGCGTTCAGAACCTTTGAACAGGTCTGGGAAGAGATCGTTGCCGATATTAAAGAAGGTGTTTTAACCAGCCGTATCACCGTCCCATCGGTGCGTTCCGCTATGTCCAAGCTCCTCAGGCCTAACCCTGAGCTGGCGGACATGATCAGAACCAAGTGTTTGAGTTTGAGCAACTGGTATGGGTTGATTCCCGCGCTTTTCCCGAACGCGAAGTATGTCTACGGGATCATGACTGGCTCCATGGAGCCGTACGTTAAGAAGCTGAGGCACTACGCTGGCGAGCTGCCTCTTGTGAGTCATGACTACGGTAGCTCTGAAGGGTGGATCGCTGCTAACGTTACGCCGAGGTTGTCTCCGGAGGAAGCTACGTTCGCTGTGGTTCCGAATCTCGGTTACTTCGAGTTTCTCCCTGTGTCTGAAACAGAGAAGGAACCGGTCGGTTTAACTGATGTCAAGATAGGAGAAGAGTACGAGGTTGTTATAACAAACTATGCAGGACTGTATAGATACAAGCTTGGAGATGTGGTGAGGATCATTGGTTTCTACAACAAGACTCCGCAACTCAAGTTCATATGCAGGAGGAACTTGATTCTCTCAATCAACATCGACAAGAACACTGAAAGAGACCTTCAGCTTTCGGTGGAATCAGCAGCGAAGAGGCTCTCTGAAGAGAAGATTGAGGTCATTGACTTCTCAAGCCATGTTGATGTAACTACAGAGCCGGGACATTACGTTATATTCTGGGAGGTTTCAGGTGAGACAGAGGGAGATGTTCTTCAAGATTGCTGCAACTGTTTAGACAAAGGGTTTATCGATGCGGGGtatatgagttctagaaagtgcAAGACTATTGGAGCTTTGGAGCTGAGAGTTGTGGAGAGAGGAACTTTTAGGAAGGTTCAGGAGCATTTTCTTGGGCTTGGTTCATCGGCTGGACAGTTTAAGATGCCGAGATGTGTGAAGCCAAGTAATGGTAAGGTTCTGAAGATTCTGTGTGAGAATGCGGTGAGTAGGTTCTTTAGTACAGCTTTTGACTGA